Proteins encoded in a region of the Tripterygium wilfordii isolate XIE 37 chromosome 21, ASM1340144v1, whole genome shotgun sequence genome:
- the LOC119989154 gene encoding ubiquitin carboxyl-terminal hydrolase 12-like isoform X5 — MTLMTPPPIDQQVDDEMLVPQAEIADGPQPMEAQAETVSTVDAPTVEETPTARFTWTIENFSRLNVKKLYSDVFFVGGYKWRILIFPKGNNVDHLSIYLDVADSTALPYGWSRYAQFSLAIINQIHSKYSIRKDTQHQFNVRESDWGFTSFMLLGELYDPARGYLVNDTCVVEADVAVRRVVDYWSHDSKKETGYVGLKNQGATCYMNSLLQTLYHIPYFRKAVYHMPTTENDNPSGSIPLALQSLFYKLQYTDTSVATKELTKSFGWDTYDSFMQHDVQELNRVLCEKLEDKMKGTVVEGTIQQLFEGHHMNYIECINVEYKSTRKESFYDLQLDVKGCRDVYASFDKYVEVERLEGDNKYHAEQYGLQDAKKGVLFIDFPPVLQLQLKRFEYDFMRDTMVKINDRYEFPLQLDLDRENGKYLSPEADRTVRNLYTLHSVLVHSGGVHGGHYYAYIRPTLSDQWFKFEDERVTKEDVKRALEEQYGGEEEVPHTNPGFNNSPFKFTKYSNAYMLVYIRESDKDKIICNVDEKDIAEHLQIRLKKEQEEKEQKKKEKAEAHLYTYIKVARDEDLFEQIGKDIYFDLVDHEKVSTFRIQKQTQFVLFKEEVAKEFGIPVQFQRFWLWAKRQNHTYRPNRPLTLQEEAQSVGQLREVSNKANTAELKLFLDVERGQPIPPPGKSKEDILLFFKFYDPLKEELRYVGRLFVKSSGKPVEILPKLNELAGFGANQVVDLYEEIKFDPGVMCERVDKKLSFRQSQLEDGDIICFQKSQVGNEQYRYPDIPSFLEYVHNRQAVHFRSLEKPKEDDFCLELSKLHTYDDVVERVAHHLGLDDPSKIRITSHNCYSQQPKPQPIKYRAVDHLSDMLVHYNQTSDILYYEVLDIPLPELQCLKTLKVAFYHATKDEVVIHTIRLPKQSTVGDVLNDLKSKVELSHPDAELRLLEVFYHKIYKIFPLSEKIENINDQYWTLRAEEIPEEEKNIGPHARFIHVYHFMKDTAQNQQVQNFGEPFFLVIHENETLAEIKARIQKKLQVADEEYSKWKFAFMSLGRPEYLQDSVVVSTRFQRRDVYGAWEQYLGLEHTDNTPKRSFAANQNRHTFEKPVRIYN, encoded by the exons ATGACTCTGATGACTCCTCCACCTATCGAT CAGCAGGTGGACGACGAGATGTTGGTCCCGCAGGCAGAAATTGCCGATGGTCCTCAGCCCATGGAAG cACAAGCAGAAACTGTGAGTACAGTGGATGCGCCAACAGTGGAAGAAACACCAACAGCTAGGTTCACATGGACAATTGAGAATTTCTCAAGGCTGAATGTGAAGAAGCTATATTCTGATGTTTTCTTCGTGGGAGGATACAAATG GCGGATACTTATATTCCCCAAAGGGAACAATGTCGACCATTTGTCTATATATTTAGATGTTGCGGATTCAACGGCCCTGCCATATGGATGGAGTAGATATGCCCAATTCAGCTTGGCTATTATCAACCAAATTCACAGCAAGTACTCCATTAGAAAAG ATACACAGCACCAGTTCAATGTACGCGAAAGTGATTGGGGCTTCACTTCTTTCATGCTTCTTGGTGAACTATATGACCCTGCCAGAGGTTATCTTGTGAATGACACATGTGTGGTTGAAGCTGATGTAGCTGTCCGTAGAGTTGTTGATTACTGGTCACATGACTCAAAAAAAGAGACTGGTTATGTTGGACTTAAGAACCAAGGAGCCACTTGCTACATGAACTCTCTACTTCAGACATTGTACCATATCCCATACTTCAGAAAG GCTGTGTACCATATGCCAACAACTGAGAATGATAATCCATCAGGGAGTATTCCTTTGGCCTTGCAGAGTTTATTTTATAAGCTTCAGTACACTGACACTAGTGTAGCGACGAAAGAGTTAACAAAGTCTTTTGGATGGGACACATATGATTCTTTCATGCAACACGATGTACAAGAACTTAATAGGGTTCTTTGTGAAAAGCTTGAAGATAAAATGAAG GGAACTGTTGTGGAGGGTACAATACAGCAGTTATTTGAAGGCCACCATATGAATTATATTGAATGCATCAACgtggaatataaatcaacaagAAAGGAATCATTTTACG ATCTTCAGCTTGATGTCAAAGGCTGTCGGGATGTCTATGCTTCTTTTGACAAATATGTGGAAGTGGAGCGTCTTGAAGGTGACAATAAATATCACGCTGAGCAGTATGGGTTGCAG GATGCTAAGAAGGGTGTCCTATTCATTGACTTTCCCCCTGTTCTTCAACTTCAGTTAAAacgttttgagtatgattttaTGCGAGATACTATGGTAAAG ATAAATGATCGCTATGAGTTCCCTTTGCAACTTGATCTTGACAGGGAAAATGGGAAATATTTATCACCCGAGGCAGACAGGACTGTTCGCAATCTGTATACGTTGCACAG TGTTTTGGTTCACAGTGGTGGGGTCCATGGTGGGCACTATTATGCTTATATCAGGCCAACCCTCTCAGATCAATG GTTTAAATTTGAAGATGAGCGAGTCACCAAAGAAGATGTGAAAAGGGCTTTGGAAGAGCAATATGGTGGTGAGGAAGAG GTACCTCATACAAATCCCGGGTTCAATAATTCCCCGTTTAAATTTACAAAGTATTCAAATGCGTATATGCTTGTCTATATACGTGAAAGTGACAAGGATAAGATAATCTGTAATGTAGATGAGAAGGACATTGCTGAACACCTTCAG ATAAGGTTGaagaaagaacaagaagagaaggagcagaagaagaaggaaaaagctGAGGCACACCTGTATACTTACATAAAG GTTGCCCGTGATGAGGATTTATTTGAACAGATCGGGAAGGACATATATTTTGATCTTGTGGATCATGAAAAAGTTTCTACTTTTCGCatccaaaaacaaacacaatttGTCCTTTTCAAG GAAGAAGTAGCCAAAGAGTTCGGTATAccagtgcaatttcaacgttTTTGGCTGTGGGCAAAACGCCAAAACCATACATACCGTCCAAATCGGCCGTTGACTCTTCAGGAGGAAGCACAGTCA GTTGGACAGTTGAGAGAAGTTTCCAATAAGGCGAATACTGCTGAGCTGAAGTTGTTTCTGGATGTAGAACGTGGGCag CCTATTCCTCCACCAGGGAAGTCTAAAGAGgatattctccttttctttaaattttacgATCCTTTGAAAGAGGAGCTCAG GTATGTTGGGAGACTCTTTGTGAAAAGTAGTGGTAAGCCAGTGGAAATTTTACCTAAACTAAATGAATTGGCTGGCTTTGGCGCAAATCAAGTTGTTGACCTTTATGAG gaAATAAAATTTGACCCTGGTGTCATGTGTGAACGTGTCGACAAAAAGCTCTCATTCCGTCAAAGTCAG CTTGAAGATGGAGACATCATCTGCTTTCAGAAATCTCAAGTTGGAAATGAACAGTACCGCTACCCTGATATTCCGTCATTTCTTGAGTACGTGCATAACCGTCAG GCTGTTCACTTTCGATCGTTGGAGAAACCAAAAGAAGATGACTTCTGTCTTGAGTT GTCAAAGCTACACACTTACGATGATGTTGTGGAAAGAGTAGCTCATCATCTTGGCTTGGATGACCCATCCAAAATTAGGATTACTTCTCATAACTGTTACTCCCAACAACCTAAACCCCAACCTATCAAGTATCGAGCAGTTGACCATttgtctgacatgctagtccACTACAACCAG ACTTCGGATATTCTGTATTATGAAGTACTGGACATCCCTCTGCCAGAGCTTCAATGTTTAAAAACATTGAAGGTTGCTTTCTATCATGCTACCAAGGATGAA GTAGTGATCCATACTATTAGATTGCCAAAACAAAGCACCGTCGGGGATGTGCTTAATGACCTTAAAAGCAAG GTTGAGTTGTCTCATCCTGATGCTGAACTTCGATTGCTTGAAGTTTTCTATCACAAAATTTACAAG ATATTCCCACTCAGTGAAAAGATCGAGAATATTAATGATCAATACTGGACATTACGTGCAGAGGag ATTCCAGAAGAGGAGAAAAACATTGGTCCTCATGCTCGCTTTATTCATGTTTATCATTTTATGAAGGACACAGCACAGAATCAG CAGGTTCAGAATTTTGGGGAGCCATTTTTCCTCGTCATACATGAGAATGAGACACTAGCTGAAATAAAAGCTCGTATACAGAAAAAATTGCAGGTTGCTGATGAAGAATACTCAAag TGGAAGTTTGCATTTATGTCACTTGGTCGTCCTGAGTACCTTCAGGACTCAGTTGTTGTGTCCACCCGATTTCAG CGAAGGGACGTCTATGGTGCATGGGAGCAATATCTTGGACTGGAACACACTGATAATACTCCAAAAAGGTCATTTGCAGCTAATCAG AATCGCCACACATTCGAGAAGCCTGTAAGAATCTACAACTAA
- the LOC119989154 gene encoding ubiquitin carboxyl-terminal hydrolase 12-like isoform X4 encodes MTLMTPPPIDQVDDEMLVPQAEIADGPQPMEAQAETVSTVDAPTVEETPTARFTWTIENFSRLNVKKLYSDVFFVGGYKWRILIFPKGNNVDHLSIYLDVADSTALPYGWSRYAQFSLAIINQIHSKYSIRKDTQHQFNVRESDWGFTSFMLLGELYDPARGYLVNDTCVVEADVAVRRVVDYWSHDSKKETGYVGLKNQGATCYMNSLLQTLYHIPYFRKAVYHMPTTENDNPSGSIPLALQSLFYKLQYTDTSVATKELTKSFGWDTYDSFMQHDVQELNRVLCEKLEDKMKGTVVEGTIQQLFEGHHMNYIECINVEYKSTRKESFYDLQLDVKGCRDVYASFDKYVEVERLEGDNKYHAEQYGLQDAKKGVLFIDFPPVLQLQLKRFEYDFMRDTMVKINDRYEFPLQLDLDRENGKYLSPEADRTVRNLYTLHSVLVHSGGVHGGHYYAYIRPTLSDQWFKFEDERVTKEDVKRALEEQYGGEEEVPHTNPGFNNSPFKFTKYSNAYMLVYIRESDKDKIICNVDEKDIAEHLQIRLKKEQEEKEQKKKEKAEAHLYTYIKVARDEDLFEQIGKDIYFDLVDHEKVSTFRIQKQTQFVLFKEEVAKEFGIPVQFQRFWLWAKRQNHTYRPNRPLTLQEEAQSVGQLREVSNKANTAELKLFLDVERGQDLQPIPPPGKSKEDILLFFKFYDPLKEELRYVGRLFVKSSGKPVEILPKLNELAGFGANQVVDLYEEIKFDPGVMCERVDKKLSFRQSQLEDGDIICFQKSQVGNEQYRYPDIPSFLEYVHNRQAVHFRSLEKPKEDDFCLELSKLHTYDDVVERVAHHLGLDDPSKIRITSHNCYSQQPKPQPIKYRAVDHLSDMLVHYNQTSDILYYEVLDIPLPELQCLKTLKVAFYHATKDEVVIHTIRLPKQSTVGDVLNDLKSKVELSHPDAELRLLEVFYHKIYKIFPLSEKIENINDQYWTLRAEEIPEEEKNIGPHARFIHVYHFMKDTAQNQVQNFGEPFFLVIHENETLAEIKARIQKKLQVADEEYSKWKFAFMSLGRPEYLQDSVVVSTRFQRRDVYGAWEQYLGLEHTDNTPKRSFAANQNRHTFEKPVRIYN; translated from the exons ATGACTCTGATGACTCCTCCACCTATCGAT CAGGTGGACGACGAGATGTTGGTCCCGCAGGCAGAAATTGCCGATGGTCCTCAGCCCATGGAAG cACAAGCAGAAACTGTGAGTACAGTGGATGCGCCAACAGTGGAAGAAACACCAACAGCTAGGTTCACATGGACAATTGAGAATTTCTCAAGGCTGAATGTGAAGAAGCTATATTCTGATGTTTTCTTCGTGGGAGGATACAAATG GCGGATACTTATATTCCCCAAAGGGAACAATGTCGACCATTTGTCTATATATTTAGATGTTGCGGATTCAACGGCCCTGCCATATGGATGGAGTAGATATGCCCAATTCAGCTTGGCTATTATCAACCAAATTCACAGCAAGTACTCCATTAGAAAAG ATACACAGCACCAGTTCAATGTACGCGAAAGTGATTGGGGCTTCACTTCTTTCATGCTTCTTGGTGAACTATATGACCCTGCCAGAGGTTATCTTGTGAATGACACATGTGTGGTTGAAGCTGATGTAGCTGTCCGTAGAGTTGTTGATTACTGGTCACATGACTCAAAAAAAGAGACTGGTTATGTTGGACTTAAGAACCAAGGAGCCACTTGCTACATGAACTCTCTACTTCAGACATTGTACCATATCCCATACTTCAGAAAG GCTGTGTACCATATGCCAACAACTGAGAATGATAATCCATCAGGGAGTATTCCTTTGGCCTTGCAGAGTTTATTTTATAAGCTTCAGTACACTGACACTAGTGTAGCGACGAAAGAGTTAACAAAGTCTTTTGGATGGGACACATATGATTCTTTCATGCAACACGATGTACAAGAACTTAATAGGGTTCTTTGTGAAAAGCTTGAAGATAAAATGAAG GGAACTGTTGTGGAGGGTACAATACAGCAGTTATTTGAAGGCCACCATATGAATTATATTGAATGCATCAACgtggaatataaatcaacaagAAAGGAATCATTTTACG ATCTTCAGCTTGATGTCAAAGGCTGTCGGGATGTCTATGCTTCTTTTGACAAATATGTGGAAGTGGAGCGTCTTGAAGGTGACAATAAATATCACGCTGAGCAGTATGGGTTGCAG GATGCTAAGAAGGGTGTCCTATTCATTGACTTTCCCCCTGTTCTTCAACTTCAGTTAAAacgttttgagtatgattttaTGCGAGATACTATGGTAAAG ATAAATGATCGCTATGAGTTCCCTTTGCAACTTGATCTTGACAGGGAAAATGGGAAATATTTATCACCCGAGGCAGACAGGACTGTTCGCAATCTGTATACGTTGCACAG TGTTTTGGTTCACAGTGGTGGGGTCCATGGTGGGCACTATTATGCTTATATCAGGCCAACCCTCTCAGATCAATG GTTTAAATTTGAAGATGAGCGAGTCACCAAAGAAGATGTGAAAAGGGCTTTGGAAGAGCAATATGGTGGTGAGGAAGAG GTACCTCATACAAATCCCGGGTTCAATAATTCCCCGTTTAAATTTACAAAGTATTCAAATGCGTATATGCTTGTCTATATACGTGAAAGTGACAAGGATAAGATAATCTGTAATGTAGATGAGAAGGACATTGCTGAACACCTTCAG ATAAGGTTGaagaaagaacaagaagagaaggagcagaagaagaaggaaaaagctGAGGCACACCTGTATACTTACATAAAG GTTGCCCGTGATGAGGATTTATTTGAACAGATCGGGAAGGACATATATTTTGATCTTGTGGATCATGAAAAAGTTTCTACTTTTCGCatccaaaaacaaacacaatttGTCCTTTTCAAG GAAGAAGTAGCCAAAGAGTTCGGTATAccagtgcaatttcaacgttTTTGGCTGTGGGCAAAACGCCAAAACCATACATACCGTCCAAATCGGCCGTTGACTCTTCAGGAGGAAGCACAGTCA GTTGGACAGTTGAGAGAAGTTTCCAATAAGGCGAATACTGCTGAGCTGAAGTTGTTTCTGGATGTAGAACGTGGGCag gATTTGCAGCCTATTCCTCCACCAGGGAAGTCTAAAGAGgatattctccttttctttaaattttacgATCCTTTGAAAGAGGAGCTCAG GTATGTTGGGAGACTCTTTGTGAAAAGTAGTGGTAAGCCAGTGGAAATTTTACCTAAACTAAATGAATTGGCTGGCTTTGGCGCAAATCAAGTTGTTGACCTTTATGAG gaAATAAAATTTGACCCTGGTGTCATGTGTGAACGTGTCGACAAAAAGCTCTCATTCCGTCAAAGTCAG CTTGAAGATGGAGACATCATCTGCTTTCAGAAATCTCAAGTTGGAAATGAACAGTACCGCTACCCTGATATTCCGTCATTTCTTGAGTACGTGCATAACCGTCAG GCTGTTCACTTTCGATCGTTGGAGAAACCAAAAGAAGATGACTTCTGTCTTGAGTT GTCAAAGCTACACACTTACGATGATGTTGTGGAAAGAGTAGCTCATCATCTTGGCTTGGATGACCCATCCAAAATTAGGATTACTTCTCATAACTGTTACTCCCAACAACCTAAACCCCAACCTATCAAGTATCGAGCAGTTGACCATttgtctgacatgctagtccACTACAACCAG ACTTCGGATATTCTGTATTATGAAGTACTGGACATCCCTCTGCCAGAGCTTCAATGTTTAAAAACATTGAAGGTTGCTTTCTATCATGCTACCAAGGATGAA GTAGTGATCCATACTATTAGATTGCCAAAACAAAGCACCGTCGGGGATGTGCTTAATGACCTTAAAAGCAAG GTTGAGTTGTCTCATCCTGATGCTGAACTTCGATTGCTTGAAGTTTTCTATCACAAAATTTACAAG ATATTCCCACTCAGTGAAAAGATCGAGAATATTAATGATCAATACTGGACATTACGTGCAGAGGag ATTCCAGAAGAGGAGAAAAACATTGGTCCTCATGCTCGCTTTATTCATGTTTATCATTTTATGAAGGACACAGCACAGAATCAG GTTCAGAATTTTGGGGAGCCATTTTTCCTCGTCATACATGAGAATGAGACACTAGCTGAAATAAAAGCTCGTATACAGAAAAAATTGCAGGTTGCTGATGAAGAATACTCAAag TGGAAGTTTGCATTTATGTCACTTGGTCGTCCTGAGTACCTTCAGGACTCAGTTGTTGTGTCCACCCGATTTCAG CGAAGGGACGTCTATGGTGCATGGGAGCAATATCTTGGACTGGAACACACTGATAATACTCCAAAAAGGTCATTTGCAGCTAATCAG AATCGCCACACATTCGAGAAGCCTGTAAGAATCTACAACTAA
- the LOC119989154 gene encoding ubiquitin carboxyl-terminal hydrolase 12-like isoform X2, with protein sequence MTLMTPPPIDQVDDEMLVPQAEIADGPQPMEAQAETVSTVDAPTVEETPTARFTWTIENFSRLNVKKLYSDVFFVGGYKWRILIFPKGNNVDHLSIYLDVADSTALPYGWSRYAQFSLAIINQIHSKYSIRKDTQHQFNVRESDWGFTSFMLLGELYDPARGYLVNDTCVVEADVAVRRVVDYWSHDSKKETGYVGLKNQGATCYMNSLLQTLYHIPYFRKAVYHMPTTENDNPSGSIPLALQSLFYKLQYTDTSVATKELTKSFGWDTYDSFMQHDVQELNRVLCEKLEDKMKGTVVEGTIQQLFEGHHMNYIECINVEYKSTRKESFYDLQLDVKGCRDVYASFDKYVEVERLEGDNKYHAEQYGLQDAKKGVLFIDFPPVLQLQLKRFEYDFMRDTMVKINDRYEFPLQLDLDRENGKYLSPEADRTVRNLYTLHSVLVHSGGVHGGHYYAYIRPTLSDQWFKFEDERVTKEDVKRALEEQYGGEEEVPHTNPGFNNSPFKFTKYSNAYMLVYIRESDKDKIICNVDEKDIAEHLQIRLKKEQEEKEQKKKEKAEAHLYTYIKVARDEDLFEQIGKDIYFDLVDHEKVSTFRIQKQTQFVLFKEEVAKEFGIPVQFQRFWLWAKRQNHTYRPNRPLTLQEEAQSVGQLREVSNKANTAELKLFLDVERGQDLQPIPPPGKSKEDILLFFKFYDPLKEELRYVGRLFVKSSGKPVEILPKLNELAGFGANQVVDLYEEIKFDPGVMCERVDKKLSFRQSQLEDGDIICFQKSQVGNEQYRYPDIPSFLEYVHNRQAVHFRSLEKPKEDDFCLELSKLHTYDDVVERVAHHLGLDDPSKIRITSHNCYSQQPKPQPIKYRAVDHLSDMLVHYNQTSDILYYEVLDIPLPELQCLKTLKVAFYHATKDEVVIHTIRLPKQSTVGDVLNDLKSKVELSHPDAELRLLEVFYHKIYKIFPLSEKIENINDQYWTLRAEEIPEEEKNIGPHARFIHVYHFMKDTAQNQQVQNFGEPFFLVIHENETLAEIKARIQKKLQVADEEYSKWKFAFMSLGRPEYLQDSVVVSTRFQRRDVYGAWEQYLGLEHTDNTPKRSFAANQNRHTFEKPVRIYN encoded by the exons ATGACTCTGATGACTCCTCCACCTATCGAT CAGGTGGACGACGAGATGTTGGTCCCGCAGGCAGAAATTGCCGATGGTCCTCAGCCCATGGAAG cACAAGCAGAAACTGTGAGTACAGTGGATGCGCCAACAGTGGAAGAAACACCAACAGCTAGGTTCACATGGACAATTGAGAATTTCTCAAGGCTGAATGTGAAGAAGCTATATTCTGATGTTTTCTTCGTGGGAGGATACAAATG GCGGATACTTATATTCCCCAAAGGGAACAATGTCGACCATTTGTCTATATATTTAGATGTTGCGGATTCAACGGCCCTGCCATATGGATGGAGTAGATATGCCCAATTCAGCTTGGCTATTATCAACCAAATTCACAGCAAGTACTCCATTAGAAAAG ATACACAGCACCAGTTCAATGTACGCGAAAGTGATTGGGGCTTCACTTCTTTCATGCTTCTTGGTGAACTATATGACCCTGCCAGAGGTTATCTTGTGAATGACACATGTGTGGTTGAAGCTGATGTAGCTGTCCGTAGAGTTGTTGATTACTGGTCACATGACTCAAAAAAAGAGACTGGTTATGTTGGACTTAAGAACCAAGGAGCCACTTGCTACATGAACTCTCTACTTCAGACATTGTACCATATCCCATACTTCAGAAAG GCTGTGTACCATATGCCAACAACTGAGAATGATAATCCATCAGGGAGTATTCCTTTGGCCTTGCAGAGTTTATTTTATAAGCTTCAGTACACTGACACTAGTGTAGCGACGAAAGAGTTAACAAAGTCTTTTGGATGGGACACATATGATTCTTTCATGCAACACGATGTACAAGAACTTAATAGGGTTCTTTGTGAAAAGCTTGAAGATAAAATGAAG GGAACTGTTGTGGAGGGTACAATACAGCAGTTATTTGAAGGCCACCATATGAATTATATTGAATGCATCAACgtggaatataaatcaacaagAAAGGAATCATTTTACG ATCTTCAGCTTGATGTCAAAGGCTGTCGGGATGTCTATGCTTCTTTTGACAAATATGTGGAAGTGGAGCGTCTTGAAGGTGACAATAAATATCACGCTGAGCAGTATGGGTTGCAG GATGCTAAGAAGGGTGTCCTATTCATTGACTTTCCCCCTGTTCTTCAACTTCAGTTAAAacgttttgagtatgattttaTGCGAGATACTATGGTAAAG ATAAATGATCGCTATGAGTTCCCTTTGCAACTTGATCTTGACAGGGAAAATGGGAAATATTTATCACCCGAGGCAGACAGGACTGTTCGCAATCTGTATACGTTGCACAG TGTTTTGGTTCACAGTGGTGGGGTCCATGGTGGGCACTATTATGCTTATATCAGGCCAACCCTCTCAGATCAATG GTTTAAATTTGAAGATGAGCGAGTCACCAAAGAAGATGTGAAAAGGGCTTTGGAAGAGCAATATGGTGGTGAGGAAGAG GTACCTCATACAAATCCCGGGTTCAATAATTCCCCGTTTAAATTTACAAAGTATTCAAATGCGTATATGCTTGTCTATATACGTGAAAGTGACAAGGATAAGATAATCTGTAATGTAGATGAGAAGGACATTGCTGAACACCTTCAG ATAAGGTTGaagaaagaacaagaagagaaggagcagaagaagaaggaaaaagctGAGGCACACCTGTATACTTACATAAAG GTTGCCCGTGATGAGGATTTATTTGAACAGATCGGGAAGGACATATATTTTGATCTTGTGGATCATGAAAAAGTTTCTACTTTTCGCatccaaaaacaaacacaatttGTCCTTTTCAAG GAAGAAGTAGCCAAAGAGTTCGGTATAccagtgcaatttcaacgttTTTGGCTGTGGGCAAAACGCCAAAACCATACATACCGTCCAAATCGGCCGTTGACTCTTCAGGAGGAAGCACAGTCA GTTGGACAGTTGAGAGAAGTTTCCAATAAGGCGAATACTGCTGAGCTGAAGTTGTTTCTGGATGTAGAACGTGGGCag gATTTGCAGCCTATTCCTCCACCAGGGAAGTCTAAAGAGgatattctccttttctttaaattttacgATCCTTTGAAAGAGGAGCTCAG GTATGTTGGGAGACTCTTTGTGAAAAGTAGTGGTAAGCCAGTGGAAATTTTACCTAAACTAAATGAATTGGCTGGCTTTGGCGCAAATCAAGTTGTTGACCTTTATGAG gaAATAAAATTTGACCCTGGTGTCATGTGTGAACGTGTCGACAAAAAGCTCTCATTCCGTCAAAGTCAG CTTGAAGATGGAGACATCATCTGCTTTCAGAAATCTCAAGTTGGAAATGAACAGTACCGCTACCCTGATATTCCGTCATTTCTTGAGTACGTGCATAACCGTCAG GCTGTTCACTTTCGATCGTTGGAGAAACCAAAAGAAGATGACTTCTGTCTTGAGTT GTCAAAGCTACACACTTACGATGATGTTGTGGAAAGAGTAGCTCATCATCTTGGCTTGGATGACCCATCCAAAATTAGGATTACTTCTCATAACTGTTACTCCCAACAACCTAAACCCCAACCTATCAAGTATCGAGCAGTTGACCATttgtctgacatgctagtccACTACAACCAG ACTTCGGATATTCTGTATTATGAAGTACTGGACATCCCTCTGCCAGAGCTTCAATGTTTAAAAACATTGAAGGTTGCTTTCTATCATGCTACCAAGGATGAA GTAGTGATCCATACTATTAGATTGCCAAAACAAAGCACCGTCGGGGATGTGCTTAATGACCTTAAAAGCAAG GTTGAGTTGTCTCATCCTGATGCTGAACTTCGATTGCTTGAAGTTTTCTATCACAAAATTTACAAG ATATTCCCACTCAGTGAAAAGATCGAGAATATTAATGATCAATACTGGACATTACGTGCAGAGGag ATTCCAGAAGAGGAGAAAAACATTGGTCCTCATGCTCGCTTTATTCATGTTTATCATTTTATGAAGGACACAGCACAGAATCAG CAGGTTCAGAATTTTGGGGAGCCATTTTTCCTCGTCATACATGAGAATGAGACACTAGCTGAAATAAAAGCTCGTATACAGAAAAAATTGCAGGTTGCTGATGAAGAATACTCAAag TGGAAGTTTGCATTTATGTCACTTGGTCGTCCTGAGTACCTTCAGGACTCAGTTGTTGTGTCCACCCGATTTCAG CGAAGGGACGTCTATGGTGCATGGGAGCAATATCTTGGACTGGAACACACTGATAATACTCCAAAAAGGTCATTTGCAGCTAATCAG AATCGCCACACATTCGAGAAGCCTGTAAGAATCTACAACTAA